One Staphylococcus simiae genomic region harbors:
- a CDS encoding Trp-rich small protein — protein MEWWQEGLMTLITGSFLIVLRIWLESKWKNKK, from the coding sequence ATGGAATGGTGGCAAGAAGGTTTAATGACTTTGATTACTGGATCTTTTTTAATTGTGTTAAGGATTTGGTTAGAAAGCAAATGGAAAAATAAAAAATAG
- the pmtD gene encoding phenol-soluble modulin export ABC transporter permease subunit PmtD has translation MNIFQLVKFDFYSILKSPLTYISLIVVAGLSTMQTMLMSNAKNNPSHEVNYDMVFALSNWLFLFIGLLFIIKTITRDYSQGTIQLYMSKMKSRIGYIVAKTISIVGISLLFTLLQYILMMILQQSTKGKALDGDKFLNNIWFYLIFFLFFGLVLLFVTLVVQQTAVIFTLGIFLLLIVPFIQPLIGLIPTIGDKINKSFKYLPFTYLTNKMTEVNIDFTNWQWFISIASIIVLFIISVLYAAKKDI, from the coding sequence ATGAATATATTCCAACTCGTTAAATTTGATTTTTATAGTATTTTAAAAAGTCCATTAACATATATATCACTTATTGTGGTTGCTGGATTATCAACGATGCAAACGATGTTAATGTCTAATGCCAAAAACAATCCATCACATGAAGTGAATTACGACATGGTATTCGCGTTATCTAATTGGCTATTTTTATTCATAGGGTTATTATTTATTATTAAAACGATAACTCGTGATTATTCTCAAGGGACAATACAGTTGTATATGAGTAAAATGAAGAGCCGTATTGGTTATATTGTCGCAAAAACAATATCAATTGTTGGAATTTCTTTATTATTTACATTATTACAATATATTTTAATGATGATATTGCAACAATCAACAAAAGGAAAAGCTTTAGATGGAGATAAATTTTTAAATAATATTTGGTTTTATTTAATCTTCTTCTTATTCTTTGGATTAGTGTTGTTATTCGTGACATTAGTGGTGCAGCAAACAGCGGTGATATTCACATTAGGTATCTTTTTACTGCTAATAGTGCCTTTTATTCAACCATTAATTGGCTTGATACCAACTATTGGAGATAAAATTAATAAGTCATTTAAATATTTACCATTTACGTATCTAACTAATAAAATGACAGAAGTTAATATTGATTTTACCAATTGGCAATGGTTCATTTCTATTGCATCTATCATTGTGTTATTCATAATTAGTGTATTATATGCGGCTAAAAAGGATATTTAA
- a CDS encoding SasC/FmtB family protein — translation MNNKRNNNLDKKKITRFSIRTYKGYGAASIIVSAFFLFLNQNHIAQASEIKKDMNTSTNISHINSEVSSQLQSNNTPQIENSTSLNDTNIGDNVQLNNTSTDSNKSLASKLANQPTQQNSTADSIHNQNITHTQHNSQSPSVNHRIHKRSVNTNPAPASNNDPLHFNETNTAIENGHFDHVTGGSLPTTSQKVTFVTGVDHWTSLSTNPNPEFPIFNTLTARDYRPYMSDASAPYGVVLAVTTNGNTRTTLSPKVAGIYQDISVVPGSELVVRFTSASMTFKSSVTGAKLKISDTTGNQILFDNRLNGMSSFPTGKLSTMVNIPDNLDRVRVTFLPISDNNNLTSGQTSSANGYGSAPANIYYGGVVSNVSVNSGAFIETSLPQTSYTVSANSATANVAQGTVSFNLENKGHTTAKNVIYKVTLPANSKFISATGAQGSYDQTTNVLTLTIGKVGAGQSQTISYIAEFQASEPKNVELNGNLTYQTDAPFRGKDRQKTGEHAASAQTVQLLMYQTDLQTKVNDITQQLHTLNEADYTPESWNALKAKIVEANNILNEENNHIDITHRQNQASINQMTTELQTLFTQLKETTPASPSVTADEATASVLVTPKDNSTSMTIKYVDTAGIDQIITATKTNNIWSLNPSVAGMSINDQSGAVTINHTAVKQNSEVIATAVKGNSDSSSETQVTMPIKEGTPAAPIVTADEPTAGVVITPQGDITEMTIKYTDTTGTDQTITATKVNNTWSLNPSVQGISIDSQTGVIDVDHTAVQPYSEVIATAKKGNSDVSGEHTVQMPVKETTPAAPTVTADEATASVIVTPQGDTSKMTIEYTDTTGTDQTITATNVNNLWSLKPAVSGISINNQTGVVTIDHTAVQPHSDIKATAVKGNSDVSEEHTVQMSIKEATPAAPIVAANGATASVTITPQGDTTSMTIKYVDTTGAGQTITAMKANNLWVLNPSVAGIMIDDHTGVVTVEHTAVQPNSEINVIAVNKNSDPSQAASTTMHAKMATPQLAAIIEEDTDQHITMIRPPENVNQLMIEIDNTDASTFTINAVKQQDDWQLVNNQYPSVHINPKTGEVTISGDIAQFEGTITATVKNGNSDGKSVTQTLASEKFDDEILPILHVTVWVDTEGNILKDPVEDDKNPEEAKEVGSFKGYQYIGMEMKDGITRYIFKKLNSVLPNDENQATNHNNNQENHHVPIINQNNENHSLQANNQNNDTGNNQQTPAIQNNEHNNSQNLSNSNDNNINPHNKVTENSSQQDNHSDVISNNNNSVHGSDLTHVSNNTETTNSTGQNEPLIWTSQPEDGINAIQQDLPVLHVTVWMDTKGQILKDPIEDDKYPQSARQAGEIPGYRFLETMVKDGITIHIFEKVANNHHLGQRKTQVLTDKETLTNIINQQLTKVKEQKEVLTVSHNNGEQVTKKEDKKKLPQTGQVNDDNHGLMYALMSLLGLSLIFRRKHKQRQ, via the coding sequence ATGAACAACAAGAGAAACAACAACTTAGACAAGAAAAAGATTACTAGATTTTCAATTAGAACTTACAAAGGATACGGAGCTGCAAGTATTATTGTGTCAGCATTCTTTTTATTTTTAAATCAAAATCACATTGCACAAGCTTCCGAAATTAAAAAAGATATGAATACTTCGACAAATATAAGTCATATTAATAGTGAAGTATCATCTCAATTACAATCCAATAATACACCACAAATTGAAAACAGTACGTCATTAAATGATACAAACATAGGAGACAATGTTCAACTTAATAACACAAGTACTGATTCTAATAAATCTTTAGCAAGTAAATTAGCCAATCAACCTACACAGCAAAACAGTACTGCAGATTCTATACATAATCAAAATATTACCCATACGCAACATAATAGTCAATCGCCGAGCGTAAATCATCGTATTCATAAAAGAAGTGTGAATACCAATCCAGCACCAGCAAGTAATAATGATCCGCTACACTTCAATGAGACTAATACTGCAATAGAGAATGGTCATTTTGATCATGTGACAGGAGGCTCATTACCGACAACTTCACAAAAAGTTACATTTGTCACTGGTGTAGATCATTGGACGAGCTTATCAACAAATCCTAACCCAGAATTTCCAATATTTAATACTTTAACTGCAAGAGATTATAGACCTTATATGAGTGATGCTTCAGCACCATATGGTGTGGTCTTAGCAGTGACTACTAATGGTAATACGAGAACAACTTTAAGCCCTAAAGTAGCAGGAATTTATCAAGATATTAGTGTTGTACCAGGATCAGAACTTGTCGTGAGATTCACATCTGCTAGTATGACGTTTAAAAGTAGTGTAACAGGGGCTAAATTGAAAATAAGCGATACTACTGGTAATCAAATATTGTTTGATAATAGACTTAATGGAATGAGTAGTTTTCCAACAGGGAAATTGAGTACAATGGTAAATATTCCCGATAATTTAGATCGTGTACGTGTGACATTTTTACCTATTTCAGATAACAATAATTTAACATCTGGACAAACTAGTAGTGCAAATGGCTATGGTTCAGCGCCTGCTAACATTTATTATGGAGGGGTAGTTAGTAACGTAAGCGTGAATAGTGGTGCTTTTATTGAAACATCTTTACCTCAAACATCATATACTGTAAGTGCTAATTCAGCTACAGCAAATGTTGCTCAAGGTACAGTATCATTTAATTTAGAAAATAAAGGTCATACTACTGCTAAAAATGTTATTTATAAAGTGACATTACCTGCAAATTCTAAGTTTATTTCTGCAACTGGTGCTCAAGGAAGCTATGATCAAACTACAAATGTATTAACATTAACTATTGGAAAAGTGGGGGCAGGCCAAAGCCAAACGATTTCTTATATAGCTGAATTTCAAGCTTCAGAACCTAAAAATGTAGAATTGAATGGTAATTTAACGTATCAAACTGATGCACCATTTAGAGGTAAAGATAGACAAAAAACAGGTGAACATGCAGCAAGTGCGCAAACTGTTCAATTATTAATGTACCAAACTGATTTACAAACAAAAGTAAATGACATTACTCAACAATTGCATACATTAAATGAAGCGGATTATACACCTGAAAGCTGGAATGCATTAAAAGCTAAAATAGTAGAAGCGAATAATATTTTAAATGAAGAAAATAATCACATTGATATTACTCATCGTCAAAATCAAGCGAGTATTAATCAAATGACGACAGAACTTCAAACATTATTTACACAATTGAAGGAAACAACACCAGCGTCACCAAGTGTAACAGCAGATGAAGCAACAGCAAGTGTATTAGTTACACCAAAAGACAATAGTACATCAATGACAATCAAGTATGTCGATACGGCAGGAATAGACCAAATTATAACTGCAACGAAAACGAATAATATATGGTCACTCAATCCATCAGTTGCAGGTATGTCGATTAATGATCAAAGTGGTGCTGTTACAATTAATCACACTGCAGTAAAGCAAAATAGCGAAGTAATTGCAACAGCTGTAAAAGGCAACAGTGATAGTAGTAGTGAAACGCAAGTTACAATGCCAATTAAGGAAGGTACACCAGCAGCACCAATTGTAACAGCAGATGAACCGACTGCAGGTGTTGTGATTACACCACAAGGTGATATCACTGAAATGACGATTAAATATACAGATACAACAGGAACAGACCAAACTATCACAGCAACAAAAGTAAATAATACGTGGTCACTTAATCCATCAGTTCAAGGTATATCTATTGACAGTCAAACTGGAGTTATTGATGTAGACCATACTGCAGTGCAGCCATATAGCGAAGTAATAGCAACGGCCAAAAAAGGTAATAGTGATGTCAGTGGAGAACATACAGTGCAAATGCCAGTCAAAGAAACAACACCAGCAGCACCAACTGTAACAGCAGATGAAGCAACAGCAAGCGTAATAGTTACTCCGCAAGGTGATACAAGTAAAATGACAATTGAATATACTGATACGACAGGAACAGATCAAACAATAACAGCGACAAATGTCAATAATCTATGGTCACTTAAACCAGCAGTGTCAGGAATTTCAATTAACAATCAAACAGGTGTCGTTACCATAGACCATACTGCAGTGCAGCCACATAGTGATATAAAAGCAACAGCCGTAAAAGGCAATAGTGATGTTAGTGAAGAACATACAGTTCAGATGTCAATTAAAGAAGCAACACCAGCAGCACCAATTGTAGCAGCAAATGGAGCAACAGCAAGTGTCACGATTACACCACAAGGTGATACAACATCGATGACGATAAAATATGTCGATACGACAGGAGCAGGTCAAACCATCACAGCAATGAAAGCGAATAATCTATGGGTACTTAATCCATCAGTAGCAGGTATTATGATTGATGACCACACAGGAGTTGTTACTGTAGAACATACTGCAGTGCAGCCAAACAGTGAAATTAACGTCATTGCAGTCAATAAAAACAGTGATCCTAGTCAAGCAGCTAGTACAACGATGCATGCTAAAATGGCTACACCTCAATTAGCAGCAATCATCGAAGAAGATACAGACCAACATATCACAATGATACGTCCACCAGAAAATGTTAATCAATTAATGATTGAAATTGACAATACTGATGCCTCTACATTTACCATTAATGCTGTAAAACAACAAGATGACTGGCAATTAGTAAATAACCAATATCCATCAGTTCATATTAATCCTAAGACTGGTGAAGTAACAATATCAGGTGACATAGCTCAATTTGAAGGAACGATTACAGCTACTGTAAAAAATGGAAATAGTGATGGAAAAAGTGTGACTCAAACATTAGCATCTGAAAAATTTGACGATGAAATATTACCTATACTTCATGTAACAGTATGGGTAGATACAGAAGGTAATATATTAAAAGACCCTGTTGAAGATGATAAAAATCCTGAAGAAGCTAAAGAAGTAGGAAGCTTTAAAGGTTATCAATATATAGGTATGGAAATGAAAGATGGCATTACACGTTATATCTTTAAAAAATTAAATTCAGTACTTCCAAATGATGAAAATCAAGCTACAAATCATAATAATAATCAAGAAAATCATCATGTGCCTATAATAAATCAAAATAATGAAAATCATTCATTGCAAGCTAATAACCAAAATAATGATACGGGGAATAACCAACAAACACCTGCGATACAAAATAATGAGCATAATAACAGTCAAAACTTATCAAACTCAAACGATAATAATATAAATCCACACAATAAAGTAACTGAAAATTCGTCACAACAAGATAATCATTCAGATGTCATATCCAATAATAATAATTCAGTACATGGTTCAGATTTAACACATGTATCTAATAACACTGAAACTACTAATTCAACTGGACAGAATGAACCATTGATTTGGACTAGTCAACCTGAAGACGGTATTAATGCTATACAACAAGATCTACCTGTGCTTCATGTAACAGTGTGGATGGATACAAAAGGACAAATATTAAAAGACCCTATTGAAGATGACAAATATCCACAATCAGCAAGACAAGCTGGTGAAATTCCAGGATATCGTTTCCTTGAAACAATGGTTAAAGATGGCATTACAATACACATTTTTGAAAAAGTAGCTAATAATCATCACCTCGGTCAACGTAAGACACAAGTTTTAACAGACAAAGAAACACTAACAAATATAATAAACCAACAGCTAACAAAGGTAAAAGAACAGAAAGAAGTATTAACTGTTAGTCATAATAATGGTGAACAAGTAACTAAGAAAGAAGATAAGAAAAAATTACCACAAACGGGACAAGTAAATGACGACAACCATGGTTTAATGTACGCTTTAATGTCATTACTTGGATTATCATTAATTTTTAGACGTAAACATAAACAACGTCAATAA
- a CDS encoding SE1626 family protein has protein sequence MKHLTKIFVIIAIILFVVGYYLQSTNSEEQGIKLLLAAIMFMICAFISRHNDRRKNNKK, from the coding sequence ATGAAGCATTTAACAAAAATATTTGTAATCATTGCTATCATATTATTTGTTGTTGGTTATTATTTACAATCAACAAATAGTGAAGAACAAGGAATAAAACTTTTACTAGCAGCAATTATGTTTATGATTTGTGCGTTTATTAGTAGACATAATGATCGACGTAAGAATAATAAAAAATAG
- the pmtR gene encoding PSM export ABC transporter transcriptional regulator PmtR: MKIILKNNSDSPIYEQIKQQIKENILKGYVQPGEHLASMRELAKDLKVSLITTKRAYEDLEKDGFVTTIRGKGTFVKEQDSAIFKEKQFFAIENLTKDLVKEAKTIGMSLEELQDILALIYEEELS, translated from the coding sequence ATGAAAATAATTTTAAAAAATAATAGTGACTCTCCAATTTATGAACAAATCAAGCAACAGATTAAAGAAAATATTCTCAAAGGATATGTTCAACCAGGAGAACACTTAGCATCAATGAGGGAATTAGCGAAAGATTTGAAAGTTAGTCTAATTACGACTAAAAGAGCGTATGAGGATTTAGAAAAAGATGGCTTTGTAACAACAATTAGAGGTAAAGGGACTTTTGTGAAAGAACAAGATAGCGCTATCTTTAAAGAAAAGCAATTTTTTGCAATTGAAAATTTAACTAAAGATTTAGTTAAAGAAGCTAAAACGATTGGTATGTCATTAGAAGAATTACAAGATATTTTAGCTCTTATATACGAGGAGGAATTATCTTGA
- a CDS encoding aminotransferase class I/II-fold pyridoxal phosphate-dependent enzyme produces MNPLAQNLNQQLEQSNPQVLAMLSSLGHNMFYPKGILSQSAEAKSTKFNATIGMATNKEGKMFAPSLDNMFNDLTPDEIFPYAPPQGVEELRDLWQQKMLKDNPDLTKEQITRPIVTNALTHGLSLVGDLFVDSNDTILLPEHNWGNYKLVFDTRNDAQIDTYPIFDEQGHYTTSALVETLKHYNKDKVIMLLNYPNNPTGYTPTADEVETIVAAIKELADNGTKVVAVVDDAYYGLFYEDVYRQSLFTALTALKSQNILPVRLDGATKEFFAWGFRVGFMTFGTADQTTKDVLEAKVKGLIRSNISSGPLPTQSAVKHVLKHHEQFDKEIAKNIETLQQRYDVTKEVVYDVKYNKYWQAYDFNSGYFMAIKVLGVDPEDLRKHLIEHYSIGVIALNATDIRIAFSCVEKEDIPHVFDSIAKAIDDLKS; encoded by the coding sequence ATGAATCCATTAGCCCAAAATTTAAATCAACAACTTGAACAATCCAATCCTCAAGTCTTAGCTATGCTATCTAGTTTAGGACACAATATGTTTTATCCAAAAGGTATTTTGTCCCAATCTGCAGAAGCTAAAAGTACAAAATTCAACGCTACAATTGGTATGGCAACAAATAAAGAGGGTAAAATGTTCGCACCTTCATTAGATAATATGTTTAATGATTTAACACCAGACGAAATCTTCCCTTATGCACCTCCTCAAGGTGTAGAAGAACTTAGAGATTTATGGCAGCAAAAAATGTTAAAAGATAATCCCGATTTAACTAAAGAACAAATTACACGTCCTATTGTTACAAATGCCTTAACACATGGTTTATCTTTAGTTGGAGACTTATTTGTAGACTCAAATGATACGATTTTATTACCTGAACATAATTGGGGCAATTATAAATTAGTATTTGATACTCGTAATGATGCACAAATCGACACATATCCTATTTTTGATGAGCAAGGTCATTACACAACAAGTGCATTAGTAGAAACATTAAAGCATTACAACAAAGACAAAGTCATTATGTTGTTAAATTACCCTAATAATCCAACTGGTTACACACCAACAGCTGATGAAGTTGAAACAATTGTTGCAGCTATTAAAGAGCTTGCAGATAATGGAACGAAAGTTGTTGCTGTAGTAGACGATGCTTATTATGGCCTATTTTATGAAGATGTATACAGACAATCATTATTCACTGCATTAACAGCACTGAAATCTCAAAACATCTTACCAGTTCGTTTAGATGGTGCGACTAAAGAATTCTTTGCTTGGGGCTTTCGTGTTGGATTTATGACATTTGGTACGGCTGATCAAACAACAAAAGATGTCTTAGAAGCTAAAGTGAAAGGTCTAATTCGCAGTAATATTTCTAGTGGTCCACTACCAACTCAAAGTGCCGTCAAACATGTGTTGAAACATCATGAACAATTTGATAAGGAAATTGCCAAAAATATCGAGACACTTCAACAACGCTATGATGTTACAAAAGAAGTTGTTTATGATGTCAAGTATAATAAATATTGGCAAGCTTATGACTTTAATTCAGGTTACTTTATGGCTATTAAAGTACTTGGTGTTGATCCAGAAGACTTGCGTAAACATTTAATCGAACATTATTCAATTGGTGTTATTGCTTTAAATGCTACTGATATTCGTATTGCTTTTAGTTGTGTAGAAAAAGAAGATATTCCGCATGTTTTTGATTCAATTGCCAAAGCCATTGATGATTTAAAATCATAA
- the pmtB gene encoding phenol-soluble modulin export ABC transporter permease subunit PmtB, with the protein MKNLIMRNLKLRQLTLITYAIALLFYPIYASFAKDSITYYIFGFLAFILVFVVFILDSGHLFRVHKRLGGNNSYFIFGSLPVSKKDLLNSNYITCIIFTFLGALVLYLYDDNSMSLGVNDIYFPTFFNFIVANFLSLPVAFSKMTELRRSYISYIFYIITIAWLLPLFIAIVINFVDYFIFNRFTLPKYYVYILNYGLIAISIVALMINYFIQYKKITRQSI; encoded by the coding sequence ATGAAAAACCTGATTATGAGAAATTTGAAATTACGCCAGCTGACACTTATTACATATGCTATTGCATTACTGTTTTACCCAATTTACGCCTCTTTTGCTAAAGACTCTATAACTTATTATATTTTTGGGTTCTTAGCATTTATATTAGTTTTTGTTGTTTTTATACTTGATTCTGGCCATTTATTTAGAGTGCATAAACGCTTAGGTGGTAACAATTCCTATTTTATATTTGGTAGTTTACCTGTTTCTAAAAAGGACTTATTAAACTCAAATTATATTACTTGTATCATTTTTACTTTTTTAGGTGCCTTGGTTCTATACTTATACGACGATAATTCAATGTCATTAGGCGTTAACGATATTTATTTTCCTACGTTCTTTAATTTTATTGTAGCTAACTTTTTATCATTACCTGTTGCTTTTAGTAAAATGACTGAATTACGTAGAAGTTATATATCATATATATTTTATATTATAACTATTGCTTGGTTGTTACCTTTGTTTATTGCTATAGTGATAAATTTTGTCGATTATTTTATTTTTAATCGTTTTACATTACCAAAGTACTATGTCTACATATTAAATTATGGTCTCATTGCCATAAGTATTGTAGCATTAATGATTAATTACTTTATTCAGTATAAAAAAATAACGCGTCAATCAATTTAA
- the pmtC gene encoding phenol-soluble modulin export ABC transporter ATP-binding protein PmtC — translation MKLENITKQYGTQKVLDDINFDFGTSQIVGLIGKNGVGKTTLMKVMNGNIINFKGKVALNHKDNVGFLIEHPKLYDNKSGLYNLKLFAQVLGQGFDKAYTDKIIDAFGMRPYVKKKVKKYSMGMKQKLAIAVSLMNKPKYLILDEPTNGMDPDGSIDVLTTIQSLVQELGMKILISSHKLEDIELICDRAIFLRDGHFVQDINMKDGGPQEVTLITVNHAQFDQAIEALSVEFDIKQSEKADGHIMIKSQNNYEQLLKLLAKANIYPQYIETRKSSLRDTYFNINQRGDN, via the coding sequence ATGAAATTAGAAAATATTACTAAACAATATGGTACACAAAAAGTATTAGATGATATTAATTTTGATTTTGGAACAAGTCAAATTGTCGGATTAATTGGTAAAAATGGTGTTGGTAAGACAACATTAATGAAAGTCATGAATGGTAATATTATAAATTTCAAAGGAAAAGTAGCATTAAATCATAAAGATAATGTTGGATTTTTAATTGAACATCCCAAATTATATGACAATAAATCAGGTTTATATAATTTAAAATTATTTGCTCAAGTCTTAGGACAAGGTTTTGATAAAGCATATACTGATAAAATTATCGATGCATTTGGTATGAGACCATATGTGAAGAAAAAAGTTAAGAAATATTCTATGGGAATGAAACAGAAGTTAGCAATCGCGGTGTCTTTAATGAATAAACCTAAATATTTAATATTGGATGAGCCAACAAATGGTATGGATCCAGATGGTTCAATCGACGTCTTAACAACTATACAAAGTTTAGTACAAGAATTAGGTATGAAAATACTTATTTCAAGTCATAAATTAGAGGATATTGAGTTGATTTGTGATAGAGCAATCTTCTTAAGAGATGGTCATTTTGTACAAGATATTAATATGAAAGATGGTGGACCTCAAGAAGTGACGCTAATTACTGTTAATCATGCTCAGTTCGATCAAGCTATTGAGGCACTATCAGTAGAATTTGATATTAAACAATCTGAAAAAGCAGATGGCCATATCATGATTAAATCTCAAAATAATTATGAGCAATTATTAAAATTGTTAGCTAAAGCAAATATCTACCCACAATATATTGAAACACGTAAGAGTTCACTACGTGATACGTACTTCAATATTAATCAAAGAGGTGATAACTAA
- a CDS encoding thioredoxin family protein produces MTNLETYFKNSQPLNDYIDSMKTNKDNISEIYQSFDMPNDSERLNKISNMDYSKVLVITEDWCGDAMMNLPILKHISEALNLEVRVFHRDDDTRLIDQYLTNGKSRSIPIFVFLNDQYEQETVWGPRASEVQKFVTDLRNDKLPSKDHPDYNDLEKETHLIISNRYKTDATFWKAVYNSILNKLETK; encoded by the coding sequence ATGACAAATTTAGAAACTTATTTCAAAAATAGTCAGCCATTAAATGATTATATTGATAGTATGAAAACTAACAAAGATAATATCAGCGAAATCTATCAATCATTTGACATGCCAAATGACAGTGAACGCCTTAATAAAATCAGCAACATGGACTACTCTAAAGTATTAGTCATTACTGAAGACTGGTGTGGCGATGCCATGATGAATTTGCCAATTTTAAAACATATCAGTGAAGCTTTAAATCTTGAAGTACGTGTTTTCCATAGAGATGATGATACACGCTTAATTGACCAATACTTAACAAATGGTAAATCTCGCTCAATTCCTATTTTTGTATTCTTGAATGATCAATATGAACAAGAAACTGTTTGGGGTCCAAGAGCTTCTGAAGTACAAAAATTTGTGACTGATTTACGTAATGATAAATTGCCAAGTAAAGACCATCCAGATTATAATGACTTAGAAAAAGAAACACATTTAATTATTTCTAACCGTTATAAAACAGATGCTACATTCTGGAAAGCAGTTTATAATTCTATCTTAAATAAACTCGAAACTAAATAA
- the pmtA gene encoding phenol-soluble modulin export ABC transporter ATP-binding protein PmtA gives MNAIELNAVTFEQGGLQLNDITFQVPEGYVTGFIGTNGAGKTTIIRLIMDLYSPQSGTITLWQQRMQEDPVGIKDRIGFVYSESYFNENWTVKKLEKIIAPFYSRWDHDKFLQLLQRFNIVPEKKIKTLSTGMKMKLSLTIALSHHADLFIFDEPTSGLDPVVRNEVLEMIQQELIKSNKTVFMSTHIISDLEMIADYIVYLSDGQIKLHGSTNDILQRYQIIHGSILDLDDELSSLLLYKDERATGFTALTEHAQVFEEILGNKVEIERPTIEKLMVYLENGKDNCHKQSGGFKQ, from the coding sequence TTGAATGCTATTGAATTAAATGCAGTAACATTTGAACAAGGTGGATTACAGCTTAATGATATAACCTTTCAAGTTCCTGAAGGCTATGTAACTGGTTTTATCGGTACGAATGGTGCTGGAAAGACTACAATTATTCGTTTAATTATGGATTTATACAGTCCTCAATCTGGCACAATTACACTGTGGCAACAACGTATGCAAGAAGACCCCGTGGGTATTAAAGATAGAATTGGTTTTGTTTATTCTGAGAGCTATTTTAATGAAAATTGGACAGTTAAAAAATTAGAAAAAATCATCGCACCATTTTATAGTAGGTGGGATCATGACAAATTCCTTCAATTACTACAACGATTTAATATAGTACCTGAGAAGAAAATTAAAACGTTGTCAACAGGTATGAAAATGAAATTGTCATTAACAATAGCATTATCACATCACGCAGATTTATTTATATTTGATGAACCAACGTCAGGTTTAGATCCAGTTGTTAGAAATGAAGTACTTGAAATGATTCAGCAAGAATTAATTAAGAGCAATAAAACTGTATTTATGTCGACACATATTATTTCAGATTTAGAAATGATTGCCGATTATATTGTTTATCTCAGTGATGGACAAATCAAATTGCATGGGTCAACTAATGATATTTTACAACGTTATCAAATCATTCATGGTTCAATATTGGATTTAGATGATGAATTATCATCATTGTTATTATATAAAGATGAACGTGCAACAGGATTTACCGCATTAACAGAACATGCACAAGTATTTGAAGAAATTTTAGGCAATAAAGTTGAAATCGAAAGACCAACGATTGAAAAGTTAATGGTTTATTTAGAAAATGGTAAAGACAATTGTCATAAGCAAAGTGGAGGTTTTAAACAATGA